In Macadamia integrifolia cultivar HAES 741 chromosome 12, SCU_Mint_v3, whole genome shotgun sequence, the following are encoded in one genomic region:
- the LOC122058078 gene encoding psbP domain-containing protein 7, chloroplastic, whose translation MDKVMMALHPCFSITSKSKTPRLHRIYQTQYSGDRKESNLPEVTPLASVFRRRLLVGVGSASLVALGANFAGITSFLLGLSPETGRNLKLDVVYPVGGYSRCIDTSQGFEFIYPANWVGDQTLLYRAVGKAESERSLDPPPLINNQATSPSRRRRQDFSDPVVAFGPPGSNGELNVSVIVSPVPLDFSIEAFGGPKEVGEAVMRTITGGGSSGGGVADVKATLIESTTREDPEKKVNYYKLDFRVEGPSFRRHNVAICCARGGRLFSLNAQAPESAWPDIKPVFYAIADSFTISS comes from the exons ATGGACAAGGTGATGATGGCATTGCACCCTTGCTTTTCTATTACCAGCAAAAGCAAAACCCCTCGTCTACACCGGATTTATCAGACACAATACTCCGGTGACCGGAAAGAGAGCAACTTGCCGGAGGTAACACCCTTAGCCTCAGTGTTTAGGCGGCGGCTTCTTGTCGGCGTTGGCTCTGCTTCCCTCGTTGCCCTCGGCGCTAATTTCGCTGGAATCACAAGCTTTCTTCTGGGTCTATCCCCAGAGACCGGTAGGAATCTGAAGCTGGATGTTGTTTACCCCGTCGGCGGTTATAGTCGTTGCATCGACACCTCCCAAGGCTTCG AATTCATCTATCCTGCGAATTGGGTGGGAGATCAAACACTGTTGTACAGAGCAGTTGGGAAAGCAGAGTCTGAGAGATCTCTTGACCCTCCTCCCTTAATCAACAACCAAGCAACATCACCCTCACGCCGTCGTCGCCAGGATTTCAGCGATCCTGTGGTTGCATTCGGCCCTCCAGGCTCCAATGGGGAGCTTAACGTCAGCGTCATCGTTTCTCCTGTTCCTCTTGATTTCTC AATTGAAGCTTTTGGAGGACCAAAAGAAGTTGGGGAGGCAGTGATGAGGACAATTACAGGAGGAGGATCATCGGGTGGAGGAGTTGCAGATGTTAAAGCAACTCTAATTGAATCAACGACAAGGGAGGATCCAGAGAAGAAAGTGAATTACTACAAATTGGATTTCAGGGTGGAAGGTCCCTCGTTCCGCCGTCACAATGTGGCGATTTGCTGCGCTCGTGGTGGGCGTTTGTTCAGTCTAAATGCGCAGGCGCCTGAATCTGCTTGGCCTGACATCAAGCCAGTCTTCTACGCCATTGCTGACTCTTTCACCATTAGCTCTTAG